From one Esox lucius isolate fEsoLuc1 chromosome 11, fEsoLuc1.pri, whole genome shotgun sequence genomic stretch:
- the tsen54 gene encoding tRNA-splicing endonuclease subunit Sen54, with protein MADQNKTAEVKSSNELLSPSELFEARTRSHKIPVRGQKDFLPSGSDQQRERLQQSLQEHWKLVSEERVERLGNLVKAVWIPSDQRVELLSPAGKFWQTMGFSAHGKQCLHPEEALYLMECGNLQVFYKDLPLSIQEGYETFLCSKTMSIHHYKVFGHLKRLGYVVTRFDPSRVPSQYERQLNLAQSRERPGRRLKRKRSLSPPSGHTETQEGATAMGTEEERDGNREEEDMNPMPEDTNPKLKDTNPKPENIHPKPEDTNPDDTQMAAQDDPSTTAEGCRSWWSKGGSPHPDLPGQSQNTGSPRWDFTSISFPDLGSRHQHPRSLASPDPCLLPGAVGSVGPCDVVPWLNRLNLREVRMSRREQERERDRDRYHRDVNLDREVQRCRNWTEYRDLLERRSRRRHRDRPAHLWEGEVTPLHDPSQVCLTGELMDKISVVKSTQLFEGASSLKCSNEWRISFNIYQPDTVAEFKKSTPGKPYSRMCVCSFSGPVPDLQTLKVLAFQSGDVPVTYAVEDHGDISFYCFKNFQIPKDESF; from the exons ATGGCTGACCAAAACAAAACAGCGGAAGTCAAATCCAGCAATGAATTACTAAG CCCTTCTGAGCTGTTCGAAGCCCGAACACGCAGCCACAAGATCCCAGTGCGCGGGCAGAAAGATTTTCTTCCCAGTGGGTCGGATCAGCAAAGGGAGCGGCTACAGCAAAGTCTGCAGGAGCACTGGAAACTTGTATCCGAGGAGAGAGTCGAGAGACT AGGAAACTTGGTGAAGGCTGTGTGGATTCCCAGCGACCAGAGAGTGGAGCTCCTGTCACCGGCA GGGAAGTTTTGGCAAACTATGGGTTTTTCTGCACATGGAAAGCAATGTCTGCATCCGGAAGAGGCCCTCTATTTAATGGAGTGT GGAAACTTGCAAGTGTTTTACAAAGACCTGCCACTGTCCATCCAAGAGGGCTATGAGACATTTCTTTGCTCTAAGACAATGAGCATTCACCATTACAAG GTGTTTGGCCATTTGAAACGGCTTGGCTATGTGGTGACCAGATTCGACCCCAG TCGTGTACCATCACAGTATGAGAGGCAGTTGAACCTGGCCCAGTCCCGAGAGCGACCAGGAAGACGGCTGAAGAGGAAACGCAGCCTCAGCCCTCCATCCGG acacactgaaacacaggaGGGCGCCACTGCTATGggaacagaggaggagagggacggcaatagagaggaagaggacatgAATCCTATGCCAGAGGACACAAATCCTAAGCTGAAGGACACAAATCCTAAGCCGGAGAACATTCATCCTAAGCCGGAGGACACGAATCCCGATGACACCCAGATGGCAGCACAGGATGACCCCAGCACCACAGCAGAGGGTTGCAGGAGCTGGTGGTCAAAGGGAGGCTCCCCTCACCCTGATCTGCCGGGACAGTCCCAGAACACCGGCTCCCCGCGCTGGGACTTCACATCCATCTCCTTCCCAGACCTGGGCTCCAGGCACCAGCATCCCAGAAGCCTGGCCTCCCCAGACCCCTGCTTGCTGCCTGGGGCTGTGGGCTCGGTGGGGCCCTGTGACGTGGTCCCCTGGCTGAACAGGCTCAACCTGCGGGAAGTCAGGATGTCCCGGCGGGagcaagagagggagcgagaccGAGACCGGTACCACAGGGACGTCAACCTGGACCGGGAGGTGCAACGCTGCAGGAACTGGACGGAGTACCGGGATCTGCTGGAGAGGAGGAGTCGacggagacacagagacaggccaGCGCACCTGTGGGAGGGGGAGGTCACACCTCTACACGACCCCTCACAGGTCTGCTTAACTG GTGAGCTGATGGATAAAATCAGTGTCGTCAAATCCACGCAGCTGTTTGAAGGAGCCTCCAG TTTGAAATGTTCAAATGAGTGGAGGATCTCTTTCAACATCTACCAACCCGACACGGTCGCTGAATTCAAGAAGAGCACTCCTGGAAAGCCCTATTctcgcatgtgtgtgtgcag TTTCAGTGGTCCAGTGCCTGACTTGCAAACACTGAAGGTGCTGGCTTTTCAGAGTGGGGATGTCCCAGTGACTTATGCAGTGGAGGACCACGGGGACATCTCCTTTTACTGCTTCAAGAATTTCCAGATACCTAAAGACGAGTCCTTCTAA
- the LOC105012923 gene encoding 5-hydroxytryptamine receptor 3A isoform X3 encodes MSRPLLKNVQGTSEERTFYEVSSASMENCSYHRLQEHLGLSQKNERTTGLRPVKNWNNSTHVMVDMFVFGVIDLNEKSSTFTSYVLISTGWVNDFIAWKPQDFCGISKMTVPRERLWIPDIGIQEDISDTGSIIFSPYVQVYSTAFAQVIDQRRLTTSCKMDLYKFPFDTQSCSITFKSMIHRASELKLGAFTSVPSMNLITRKTMTTLDEWDFLGIAMTEEKLYLSENNDWHLLIYKITLRRRPLLYIINLVVPVAFFLVLDLASYFISEAKGEKLGFKVTILLSISVLLLILNDILPSTANNLPVIALYCIIIFVLTGLSLLETMLVSFLIDLDSSANQEIQTSAKNCQDAPEDTCFRGGKMGFGFVIPITE; translated from the exons ATGTCCAGACCTCTGTTAAAGAACGTCCAGGGCACTTCGGAAGAGAGAACCTTTT atGAAGTCTCCTCAGCCAGCATGGAGAACTGTTCCTATCATCGTCTTCAGGAGCATCTTGGTCTTTCACAGAAAAACGAGCGCACAACAGGTTTACGGCCTGTTAAGAACTGGAATAATTCAACACATGTTATGGTGGACATGTTTGTGTTTGGTGTCATCGATTTG AATGAGAAGTCCTCTACTTTTACCAGCTACGTTTTAATCTCAACA GGCTGGGTAAATGACTTTATAGCTTGGAAACCACAGGACTTCTGTGGGATTTCAAAGATGACTGTTCCAAGAGAAAGGCTCTGGATACCAGATATAGGTATCCAAGAAGA CATCTCTGATACAGGTAGTATTATATTCAGCCCATATGTCCAAGTATATAGTACTGCGTTTGCTCAAGTGATTGACCAGCGCCGCTTAACCACTTCCTGCAAAATGGATCTTTACAAGTTCCCATTTGACACCCAGAGCTGCAGCATCACTTTTAAGTCCATGATACACAGAG CATCAGAATTAAAATTAGGAGCATTCACCAGCGTCCCTTCAATGAACCTCATAACCAGGAAGACCATGACCACCCTGGATGAATGGGATTTCCTGGGCATTGCTATGACTGAGGAAAAACTCTATTTGAGTGAAAATAATGATTGGCATCTGCTAATATACAAG ATCACCTTACGAAGGAGACCCCTACTATATATAATCAACCTTGTGGTACCAGTTGCCTTTTTCCTTGTCTTGGATTTGGCTTCCTATTTCATCAGTGAGGCCAAAGGGGAAAAGCTAGGCTTTAAAGTAACCATACTCTTGTCCATCTCAGTCCTTTTGCTGATTCTCAATGACATCCTGCCCTCCACTGCAAATAACCTGCCAGTCATTG CTCTTTACTGCATCATAATATTTGTCCTCACGGGTCTCAGCCTCCTGGAGACCATGCTGGTGAGTTTTCTGATCGATCTGGACAGCAGCGCTAACCAGGAAATCCAGACCTCTGCTAAGAACTGTCAGGACGCACCAGAAGACACCTGCTTCCGAGGAGGTAAAATGGGTTTTGGTTTTGTCATCCCGATAACAGAATGA
- the LOC105012923 gene encoding 5-hydroxytryptamine receptor 3A isoform X1, protein MSRPLLKNVQGTSEERTFYEVSSASMENCSYHRLQEHLGLSQKNERTTGLRPVKNWNNSTHVMVDMFVFGVIDLNEKSSTFTSYVLISTGWVNDFIAWKPQDFCGISKMTVPRERLWIPDIGIQEDISDTGSIIFSPYVQVYSTAFAQVIDQRRLTTSCKMDLYKFPFDTQSCSITFKSMIHRASELKLGAFTSVPSMNLITRKTMTTLDEWDFLGIAMTEEKLYLSENNDWHLLIYKITLRRRPLLYIINLVVPVAFFLVLDLASYFISEAKGEKLGFKVTILLSISVLLLILNDILPSTANNLPVIALYCIIIFVLTGLSLLETMLVSFLIDLDSSANQEIQTSAKNCQDAPEDTCFRGEPEREAVSSLERVKDTLNNKDIDEYRLNNPQLLQLISEVQKVCQECFSVNMTSGKKTPGSWERMARCIDQVYFYLYLITAICFGIFISLLWLY, encoded by the exons ATGTCCAGACCTCTGTTAAAGAACGTCCAGGGCACTTCGGAAGAGAGAACCTTTT atGAAGTCTCCTCAGCCAGCATGGAGAACTGTTCCTATCATCGTCTTCAGGAGCATCTTGGTCTTTCACAGAAAAACGAGCGCACAACAGGTTTACGGCCTGTTAAGAACTGGAATAATTCAACACATGTTATGGTGGACATGTTTGTGTTTGGTGTCATCGATTTG AATGAGAAGTCCTCTACTTTTACCAGCTACGTTTTAATCTCAACA GGCTGGGTAAATGACTTTATAGCTTGGAAACCACAGGACTTCTGTGGGATTTCAAAGATGACTGTTCCAAGAGAAAGGCTCTGGATACCAGATATAGGTATCCAAGAAGA CATCTCTGATACAGGTAGTATTATATTCAGCCCATATGTCCAAGTATATAGTACTGCGTTTGCTCAAGTGATTGACCAGCGCCGCTTAACCACTTCCTGCAAAATGGATCTTTACAAGTTCCCATTTGACACCCAGAGCTGCAGCATCACTTTTAAGTCCATGATACACAGAG CATCAGAATTAAAATTAGGAGCATTCACCAGCGTCCCTTCAATGAACCTCATAACCAGGAAGACCATGACCACCCTGGATGAATGGGATTTCCTGGGCATTGCTATGACTGAGGAAAAACTCTATTTGAGTGAAAATAATGATTGGCATCTGCTAATATACAAG ATCACCTTACGAAGGAGACCCCTACTATATATAATCAACCTTGTGGTACCAGTTGCCTTTTTCCTTGTCTTGGATTTGGCTTCCTATTTCATCAGTGAGGCCAAAGGGGAAAAGCTAGGCTTTAAAGTAACCATACTCTTGTCCATCTCAGTCCTTTTGCTGATTCTCAATGACATCCTGCCCTCCACTGCAAATAACCTGCCAGTCATTG CTCTTTACTGCATCATAATATTTGTCCTCACGGGTCTCAGCCTCCTGGAGACCATGCTGGTGAGTTTTCTGATCGATCTGGACAGCAGCGCTAACCAGGAAATCCAGACCTCTGCTAAGAACTGTCAGGACGCACCAGAAGACACCTGCTTCCGAGGAG AACCTGAGAGAGAAGCTGTGAGCAGCCTGGAGAGGGTTAAGGACACCCTGAACAATAAGGACATTGACGAATACAGGCTAAATAATCCCCAACTGCTGCAACTGATCTCAGAGGTGCAGAAAGTATGTCAGGAATGTTTTTCTGTTAATATGACGTCTGGCAAAAAGACGCCTGGGAGCTGGGAGAGAATGGCCAGATGTATTGACCAGGTTTATTTCTACCTTTATCTCATCACAGCTATTTGTTTTGGAATATTCATCAGTTTATTGTGGCTTTACTAA
- the LOC105012923 gene encoding 5-hydroxytryptamine receptor 3A isoform X2, whose translation MENCSYHRLQEHLGLSQKNERTTGLRPVKNWNNSTHVMVDMFVFGVIDLNEKSSTFTSYVLISTGWVNDFIAWKPQDFCGISKMTVPRERLWIPDIGIQEDISDTGSIIFSPYVQVYSTAFAQVIDQRRLTTSCKMDLYKFPFDTQSCSITFKSMIHRASELKLGAFTSVPSMNLITRKTMTTLDEWDFLGIAMTEEKLYLSENNDWHLLIYKITLRRRPLLYIINLVVPVAFFLVLDLASYFISEAKGEKLGFKVTILLSISVLLLILNDILPSTANNLPVIALYCIIIFVLTGLSLLETMLVSFLIDLDSSANQEIQTSAKNCQDAPEDTCFRGEPEREAVSSLERVKDTLNNKDIDEYRLNNPQLLQLISEVQKVCQECFSVNMTSGKKTPGSWERMARCIDQVYFYLYLITAICFGIFISLLWLY comes from the exons ATGGAGAACTGTTCCTATCATCGTCTTCAGGAGCATCTTGGTCTTTCACAGAAAAACGAGCGCACAACAGGTTTACGGCCTGTTAAGAACTGGAATAATTCAACACATGTTATGGTGGACATGTTTGTGTTTGGTGTCATCGATTTG AATGAGAAGTCCTCTACTTTTACCAGCTACGTTTTAATCTCAACA GGCTGGGTAAATGACTTTATAGCTTGGAAACCACAGGACTTCTGTGGGATTTCAAAGATGACTGTTCCAAGAGAAAGGCTCTGGATACCAGATATAGGTATCCAAGAAGA CATCTCTGATACAGGTAGTATTATATTCAGCCCATATGTCCAAGTATATAGTACTGCGTTTGCTCAAGTGATTGACCAGCGCCGCTTAACCACTTCCTGCAAAATGGATCTTTACAAGTTCCCATTTGACACCCAGAGCTGCAGCATCACTTTTAAGTCCATGATACACAGAG CATCAGAATTAAAATTAGGAGCATTCACCAGCGTCCCTTCAATGAACCTCATAACCAGGAAGACCATGACCACCCTGGATGAATGGGATTTCCTGGGCATTGCTATGACTGAGGAAAAACTCTATTTGAGTGAAAATAATGATTGGCATCTGCTAATATACAAG ATCACCTTACGAAGGAGACCCCTACTATATATAATCAACCTTGTGGTACCAGTTGCCTTTTTCCTTGTCTTGGATTTGGCTTCCTATTTCATCAGTGAGGCCAAAGGGGAAAAGCTAGGCTTTAAAGTAACCATACTCTTGTCCATCTCAGTCCTTTTGCTGATTCTCAATGACATCCTGCCCTCCACTGCAAATAACCTGCCAGTCATTG CTCTTTACTGCATCATAATATTTGTCCTCACGGGTCTCAGCCTCCTGGAGACCATGCTGGTGAGTTTTCTGATCGATCTGGACAGCAGCGCTAACCAGGAAATCCAGACCTCTGCTAAGAACTGTCAGGACGCACCAGAAGACACCTGCTTCCGAGGAG AACCTGAGAGAGAAGCTGTGAGCAGCCTGGAGAGGGTTAAGGACACCCTGAACAATAAGGACATTGACGAATACAGGCTAAATAATCCCCAACTGCTGCAACTGATCTCAGAGGTGCAGAAAGTATGTCAGGAATGTTTTTCTGTTAATATGACGTCTGGCAAAAAGACGCCTGGGAGCTGGGAGAGAATGGCCAGATGTATTGACCAGGTTTATTTCTACCTTTATCTCATCACAGCTATTTGTTTTGGAATATTCATCAGTTTATTGTGGCTTTACTAA